In Opitutus sp., one genomic interval encodes:
- a CDS encoding sodium/solute symporter (Members of the Solute:Sodium Symporter (SSS), TC 2.A.21 as described in tcdb.org, catalyze solute:Na+ symport. Known solutes for members of the family include sugars, amino acids, nucleosides, inositols, vitamins, urea or anions, depending on the system.) yields the protein MPVFGLTDGLNLFGMHFGGQTVLIWIIGLMNALYTMNGGLKAEVYTASLQSIVLIVAGFILLWNGLDAVGGWEGMKHGLDIAQAKTVRDYLNMIQPATDASVPWFGMMTATMLVGSFYWSMDQVLVQRVFAAKSINEGRLGATFCGFLKLTTPFILVMLGIIALSLYHQGKLAMPLDEHGLAINDAAYPTVLGALMPKGLLGLTVAGIAAALMGHISATYNSISTLVTRDLYLKFKPNADSASQIRVGRWAVLVVFILGAAWAPLIGKAKAMFDYLQAVQSYMMIPFAAIFFLGVFWKRITTAGVLSCVGTALVSSSLFMWNSVQMAEGGATFIPFMDNPYLKPFLHTAMVSGAVCVVVLVLVSLFTKQASAEQLATTTIQGATFAEADEQVAWYANYKLWLALAIASAAGLWAWFSF from the coding sequence GTGCCCGTTTTTGGTCTGACCGACGGACTCAACCTATTCGGCATGCACTTCGGTGGTCAGACCGTGCTGATCTGGATTATCGGCTTGATGAACGCACTTTACACCATGAATGGAGGGCTCAAGGCCGAGGTTTACACCGCCTCGTTGCAATCCATCGTGCTGATCGTTGCCGGCTTTATTCTGCTCTGGAATGGCCTAGACGCGGTCGGCGGCTGGGAAGGCATGAAACACGGTCTGGACATCGCCCAGGCGAAGACCGTTCGTGATTACCTCAACATGATCCAGCCGGCTACCGATGCCTCGGTGCCCTGGTTCGGCATGATGACGGCCACCATGCTGGTGGGCTCGTTTTATTGGTCGATGGACCAAGTCTTGGTGCAACGTGTGTTCGCCGCCAAGAGCATCAATGAAGGCCGTTTGGGTGCGACCTTCTGTGGTTTCCTGAAACTGACCACGCCCTTTATTCTAGTGATGCTCGGCATCATCGCGTTGTCGCTTTACCATCAGGGCAAGCTGGCGATGCCCCTCGATGAGCACGGCTTGGCGATCAACGACGCGGCTTACCCGACCGTGCTGGGCGCGCTGATGCCCAAGGGGCTCTTGGGTCTGACCGTTGCCGGCATCGCCGCCGCGCTCATGGGCCACATTTCGGCCACCTACAACTCGATCTCCACCTTGGTGACGCGTGACCTCTATCTGAAGTTCAAGCCCAATGCCGATTCTGCCAGCCAGATCCGGGTGGGCCGCTGGGCGGTGTTGGTGGTCTTTATTCTCGGTGCGGCCTGGGCCCCACTGATCGGCAAAGCCAAGGCGATGTTCGACTACCTGCAAGCCGTGCAGTCGTATATGATGATTCCTTTCGCCGCGATTTTCTTTCTCGGCGTGTTTTGGAAGCGGATCACCACGGCCGGCGTACTGAGCTGCGTGGGCACCGCATTGGTGTCGTCCAGCCTCTTTATGTGGAACAGCGTGCAAATGGCTGAGGGCGGCGCGACCTTCATCCCCTTCATGGACAACCCCTACCTTAAGCCCTTCCTGCACACCGCGATGGTTTCCGGCGCGGTCTGCGTGGTGGTACTGGTGCTGGTGAGTCTCTTCACCAAGCAGGCCAGCGCAGAGCAATTGGCGACCACCACTATTCAGGGCGCGACCTTTGCCGAGGCCGACGAACAAGTCGCCTGGTATGCTAACTATAAACTCTGGTTGGCTCTCGCCATTGCCAGCGCGGCTGGCCTGTGGGCTTGGTTTAGCTTCTGA
- the xylA gene encoding xylose isomerase, which translates to MSIATTKLTLGSKAYFPNIGRIAYEGPESTNPLAFRYYDASRIVAGRPLQDWMRYAVSYWHSFCGNGADPFGSPTRPMPWLSAADPVQRAKDKADAAFEFITKLGVPYYCFHDTDIVDEAGTLAESEKRLAAITAYLKEKQAASGVKLLWGTANLFSNPRYMNGAGTNPEFSILARAGGQLKTAIDSTIALGGEGYVFWGGREGYLSLLNTDMKRERDHLARFLTIGRDYARSQGFKGKFFIEPKPCEPTKHQYDFDAATVIGFLREFNLLNDFALNIEVNHATLAGHTFPHELQVSADAGLLGSVDANRGDVQNGWDTDQFPIDPLELTEAMMVILKAGGFTHGGVNFDAKIRRNSTDLDDLFIAHVSGMDAFARAAIAAEKVLNKSEIPGLVKTRYASFDAGQGQAYEQGKLSLTDLHKIAHEQGEVTPKSGKQELFESILLRHI; encoded by the coding sequence ATGTCCATCGCCACCACCAAACTCACCCTCGGCTCCAAAGCCTATTTCCCTAACATCGGCCGTATCGCTTACGAAGGCCCCGAGAGCACCAACCCGCTCGCCTTCCGCTATTACGATGCCAGCCGCATCGTCGCCGGCCGTCCGCTGCAGGACTGGATGCGCTACGCCGTCTCCTACTGGCACAGCTTCTGTGGCAACGGCGCCGATCCGTTCGGTTCGCCCACTCGCCCGATGCCCTGGCTGAGCGCCGCCGACCCGGTGCAACGCGCCAAGGACAAGGCCGACGCCGCCTTCGAGTTCATCACCAAGCTCGGCGTTCCTTACTACTGCTTCCACGACACCGATATCGTCGACGAAGCCGGCACCTTGGCCGAGTCGGAAAAGCGCCTCGCCGCCATCACCGCCTACCTCAAGGAAAAGCAGGCCGCTTCCGGCGTGAAACTGCTCTGGGGCACCGCCAACTTGTTTAGCAACCCGCGCTACATGAACGGCGCCGGCACCAACCCCGAGTTCTCCATTCTGGCCCGCGCCGGCGGCCAGTTGAAGACCGCCATCGATTCCACCATCGCCCTCGGCGGCGAAGGCTACGTGTTCTGGGGCGGCCGCGAAGGTTACCTGTCGCTGCTCAACACCGACATGAAACGTGAGCGCGATCACCTCGCCCGCTTCCTCACCATTGGCCGCGACTACGCCCGCAGTCAGGGCTTCAAGGGTAAGTTCTTCATCGAGCCCAAGCCCTGCGAGCCCACCAAGCACCAGTACGACTTCGACGCGGCCACCGTGATCGGCTTCCTGCGCGAGTTTAACCTCCTCAACGACTTCGCCCTCAATATCGAGGTCAACCACGCCACCCTTGCCGGTCACACCTTCCCCCATGAGCTACAGGTTTCCGCCGACGCCGGCCTGCTCGGCAGCGTCGATGCAAACCGCGGCGACGTTCAAAACGGCTGGGACACCGACCAGTTTCCGATCGACCCGCTCGAGCTCACCGAGGCCATGATGGTCATCCTGAAGGCCGGCGGCTTCACCCACGGTGGCGTGAACTTCGACGCCAAGATCCGTCGTAACTCGACCGATCTCGACGACCTGTTCATCGCCCACGTTTCCGGCATGGACGCGTTTGCTCGCGCCGCTATTGCCGCCGAGAAGGTGCTCAACAAGTCGGAAATCCCCGGCCTGGTGAAAACCCGCTATGCTTCCTTCGACGCCGGCCAAGGCCAGGCTTACGAGCAGGGCAAGCTCTCGCTCACCGACCTGCACAAGATCGCCCACGAACAGGGCGAGGTCACCCCGAAGAGCGGCAAGCAGGAGCTCTTCGAGAGCATCTTGCTCCGCCACATCTAA
- a CDS encoding carbohydrate kinase, giving the protein MFLLGLDLGSSAVKASLLDAATGRVIAAAQSPQQEMPISAPRPGWAEQDPAQWWQHTALAIRAACAGQDVSQIAAIGISYQMHGLVTLDERNQPVRPAIIWCDSRAVEIGAQAFAELGTDACLGRLLNSPGNFTASKLRWVQQNEPENFRRIRKIMLPGDYLALRLTGEIQTTASGLSEGTLWDFSKNAPAEFLLKHWGLDPSLLPALTPTFGKQAGVLASVAAELGLPAGIPVAFRAGDQPNNAFSLNVLNPGEIAATGGTSGVVYGVTDRLAYDPQSRVNGFAHVNHTATDPRIGVLLCINGTGILYAWLRRTLGANLSYPELNALAAAVPAGSEGLSVLPFGNGAERMLGNRRIGAQWLGLDFLRHTPGHLARAAQEGIAFSFSHGIAGMKATGLTPKRLRAGDANLFKSAVFRDTLAATLGVSIELIRTDGAAGAARGAGLGAGIYSTPAEAFAGLEVITTIEPNPELVGPCQEAAARWEAGLAKALG; this is encoded by the coding sequence ATGTTTCTCCTCGGACTCGATCTCGGTAGTTCAGCAGTTAAAGCATCCCTTCTTGATGCCGCCACCGGTCGCGTGATCGCCGCCGCGCAGTCGCCGCAACAGGAGATGCCGATCTCGGCCCCGCGCCCGGGTTGGGCCGAGCAGGATCCGGCCCAGTGGTGGCAACACACCGCCCTCGCCATCCGCGCCGCCTGCGCCGGGCAGGACGTCTCCCAGATCGCCGCCATCGGCATCTCTTACCAGATGCACGGCCTGGTCACCCTCGATGAGCGCAACCAGCCGGTGCGCCCCGCCATCATTTGGTGCGACAGCCGCGCGGTGGAAATCGGCGCACAGGCCTTTGCCGAACTTGGCACCGACGCCTGCCTCGGGCGCCTGCTCAACTCCCCTGGAAATTTCACCGCCTCGAAGCTGCGCTGGGTTCAGCAGAACGAGCCGGAGAACTTCCGCCGTATCCGCAAGATCATGCTGCCGGGCGATTATCTCGCTCTGCGCCTGACCGGCGAAATCCAGACGACCGCCTCCGGCCTCTCCGAAGGCACGCTGTGGGATTTCTCGAAAAACGCCCCCGCCGAGTTCCTGCTCAAACACTGGGGCCTCGACCCCTCGCTGCTGCCCGCGCTCACACCCACTTTTGGCAAACAAGCCGGGGTGCTCGCCTCGGTCGCCGCCGAGCTCGGCCTGCCCGCCGGCATCCCGGTGGCTTTCCGAGCAGGCGACCAGCCCAACAACGCCTTCTCGCTCAACGTCCTCAACCCTGGCGAAATCGCCGCCACCGGCGGCACTTCGGGCGTGGTCTACGGCGTCACCGACCGTCTCGCCTACGACCCGCAGAGCCGCGTCAACGGTTTTGCCCACGTCAACCACACGGCTACCGACCCGCGCATCGGCGTGCTGCTCTGCATCAACGGCACGGGCATCCTCTACGCCTGGTTGCGCCGCACCCTTGGGGCCAATCTCTCGTATCCAGAACTCAACGCCCTGGCCGCCGCCGTTCCCGCCGGCAGCGAGGGCCTGAGCGTGTTGCCCTTTGGCAACGGTGCCGAGCGCATGCTGGGCAACCGCCGCATCGGTGCGCAGTGGCTCGGCCTCGACTTCCTGCGCCACACGCCGGGCCACCTGGCCCGCGCCGCCCAGGAGGGCATCGCCTTCTCATTTAGCCACGGCATCGCCGGTATGAAAGCCACTGGTTTGACCCCGAAGCGCCTGCGCGCCGGCGACGCCAATCTGTTTAAAAGCGCCGTGTTCCGCGATACCCTCGCGGCAACCCTCGGTGTAAGTATCGAGTTAATCCGCACTGACGGTGCTGCCGGTGCCGCTCGTGGCGCCGGGCTGGGGGCGGGCATCTACTCCACGCCGGCCGAGGCCTTCGCCGGCCTCGAAGTCATCACCACGATCGAGCCCAATCCCGAGCTGGTTGGCCCGTGCCAAGAGGCCGCCGCCCGCTGGGAAGCCGGCTTGGCCAAGGCCCTCGGCTAA
- a CDS encoding helix-turn-helix domain-containing protein, producing MALLAQGLDYFGADGFPLTVRRVKTEPGGRPSHAYDVTEIDHYHDFCELVLVLSGRGLHVLEGESFPVSAGNVFVVQGQQVHCFRDRIDLVLMNVMYDPARLPLPAGLLRRLPGYSALFMLEPSFRSAHQFSSRLDLGRDELGMAEVLAERMEKESADARPGHEAVLLGLLVELMVFLSRRYGESEVRESRALLQMGKLISALEQRYHEPWTLEQLARFAGHSRTSLLRVFRQATGKSPIDYLIGLRIEAAKRLLRQSELGMTDIALEVGFGDSNYFARQFRLIVGRTPTAFRRSELV from the coding sequence ATGGCACTCCTCGCCCAAGGTCTCGATTATTTTGGTGCAGACGGGTTTCCGCTGACGGTGCGGCGGGTGAAAACCGAGCCGGGCGGACGGCCCTCGCACGCGTACGATGTCACCGAAATCGACCATTATCATGATTTCTGCGAGCTGGTGCTGGTGTTGAGCGGACGCGGGCTGCACGTGCTGGAGGGCGAGTCGTTTCCGGTGTCTGCGGGCAACGTATTTGTGGTTCAGGGACAGCAAGTGCACTGCTTCCGCGACCGGATTGATCTGGTGTTGATGAACGTCATGTATGACCCCGCGCGCCTGCCGCTGCCGGCCGGACTGCTGCGGCGACTCCCAGGTTACAGTGCGCTGTTTATGTTGGAGCCGAGCTTCCGCAGCGCGCACCAGTTTTCCAGCCGCCTGGACCTCGGTCGTGACGAACTGGGGATGGCCGAAGTGCTGGCTGAGCGCATGGAAAAAGAGTCGGCCGATGCTCGGCCCGGCCATGAGGCGGTGCTGCTGGGGTTGCTTGTCGAGCTGATGGTTTTTCTCTCCCGCCGCTATGGTGAAAGTGAAGTGCGCGAAAGCCGCGCCCTGCTGCAAATGGGCAAGTTGATCAGCGCCCTGGAGCAACGTTATCACGAGCCGTGGACGCTGGAGCAGTTGGCCCGTTTTGCCGGACATTCCCGCACCAGCTTGCTTCGCGTGTTCCGCCAAGCCACGGGTAAATCGCCCATCGATTACCTCATCGGTTTGCGCATCGAAGCCGCCAAGCGGCTCCTTCGTCAAAGCGAGCTGGGCATGACCGATATCGCCCTCGAAGTCGGCTTTGGCGACAGCAACTATTTCGCCCGCCAGTTTCGATTGATCGTCGGGCGGACCCCTACGGCCTTCCGCCGTAGCGAGCTGGTTTAA
- a CDS encoding serine acetyltransferase, whose amino-acid sequence MTLADITHALLASYETEGGINHLDGINLPSQDSVDRLATDFMHLLFPGFFEQQPVSKKDVPAITSARLVSIQTRLADNIEKALRHAHDPAPADRAATVSMQLLSRLPYVRGIVQTDVQAAYAGDPAARSIEEIILAYPCVLVISLQRIAHVLYQLGVPILPRMLTEYAHERTGTDIHPGAQIGTHFFIDHCTGVVIGETATIGNHVKIYQGVTLGAKSFEVDNDGNPIKGVKRHPDIEDHVTIYAHATILGGNTRIGSNSIVGANVWIMEPVPASSIAYFKNESLVIRSRRKTEKAFESSSSAEMQAWDCSI is encoded by the coding sequence ATGACGTTGGCCGACATCACCCACGCGCTACTCGCCTCTTACGAAACCGAAGGCGGCATCAACCACCTCGACGGTATCAACCTGCCGTCCCAGGACTCGGTTGACCGGCTCGCCACCGACTTCATGCACCTGCTCTTCCCTGGATTCTTCGAGCAGCAACCGGTGAGCAAAAAGGATGTCCCCGCCATCACCTCGGCGCGGCTTGTATCGATCCAGACCCGACTGGCCGACAACATCGAGAAGGCGCTGCGCCACGCCCACGACCCTGCACCCGCCGACCGCGCCGCCACGGTGTCCATGCAACTGCTCAGCCGCCTGCCCTATGTTCGCGGGATCGTGCAGACCGACGTGCAGGCCGCCTACGCCGGCGACCCCGCCGCCCGCAGCATCGAGGAAATCATCCTGGCCTACCCCTGCGTGCTGGTCATTTCGCTCCAGCGCATCGCCCATGTTCTCTATCAACTCGGCGTGCCCATTTTGCCGCGCATGCTCACCGAATATGCCCACGAACGCACTGGCACCGACATCCATCCCGGCGCCCAGATCGGCACCCACTTTTTCATCGACCACTGCACCGGCGTGGTCATCGGCGAGACGGCCACCATCGGCAATCACGTTAAAATTTACCAAGGCGTGACCCTCGGCGCGAAGTCCTTCGAGGTCGACAACGATGGCAACCCCATCAAGGGCGTGAAACGTCACCCCGACATTGAGGACCATGTGACCATCTACGCCCATGCAACGATTTTGGGCGGCAACACCCGCATCGGTTCCAACTCGATTGTCGGTGCCAACGTCTGGATCATGGAGCCCGTCCCCGCTAGCAGCATCGCCTACTTTAAGAATGAGAGCCTGGTGATCCGCTCCCGGCGCAAAACCGAAAAGGCCTTCGAATCTTCGAGTTCCGCCGAGATGCAAGCTTGGGACTGCTCGATCTAA
- a CDS encoding glucose-1-phosphate adenylyltransferase, whose amino-acid sequence MSMQKKVLAVVMGGGRGSRLYPLTMERCKPAVPLAGKYRLVDIPISNCINSDINRIFLLTQFHTASLHRHTQSTYNFDPFGGGFVDILSAEQTEKNTNWYQGTADAVRRNLQHFRSFPHDLVLILSGDQLYRMDFRKIIADHIASKADVSIAAIPFPVSKVEGLGLMEVNDDLSVKRFVEKPKDPAVIQGLTLSPKLESTLHSTTGEKHCLASMGIYVFNRQVLADALDSNMTDFGKEVIPSLLGKKRLFAHIFEGYWEDIGTVKAFFDTNLALSDPLPPFNFFDPTAPIYTQDRYLPASKLNKCAIDHAVIGDGSIITDCSIKRCVLGIRSYVGEGSKLSEVVMMGADYYETPEQQEANAARGVFSIGVGRNCEIEHTIIDKNARIGDNVKLSAAGKADGEYAHGIIVRDGVLVVPKGAIIPSGAVV is encoded by the coding sequence ATGAGCATGCAGAAAAAAGTCTTGGCGGTAGTCATGGGCGGCGGACGCGGTTCGCGCCTCTATCCGTTGACCATGGAGCGGTGCAAACCGGCTGTCCCTCTCGCGGGCAAGTATCGCCTCGTCGATATCCCGATCAGCAACTGCATTAACTCCGATATCAATCGGATCTTTCTGCTCACGCAGTTCCATACCGCCTCGCTCCATCGCCACACCCAGAGCACCTACAATTTCGATCCGTTCGGTGGCGGTTTTGTTGATATCCTCTCGGCCGAGCAGACCGAGAAAAACACAAATTGGTACCAAGGCACGGCGGACGCCGTACGTCGTAATCTTCAGCATTTTCGCAGCTTCCCGCATGATTTGGTGCTGATCCTTTCGGGCGACCAGCTGTACCGGATGGATTTCCGCAAAATCATCGCCGACCACATCGCCAGCAAGGCGGACGTGAGCATCGCGGCGATTCCATTCCCCGTGTCGAAAGTCGAAGGGTTGGGGTTGATGGAGGTTAACGACGACCTGTCGGTTAAACGCTTCGTCGAGAAGCCCAAGGATCCGGCCGTCATTCAGGGGCTTACCCTCAGTCCGAAACTGGAGTCCACCTTGCACTCCACCACGGGCGAGAAGCACTGCCTGGCCTCCATGGGCATCTACGTTTTCAATCGTCAGGTGTTGGCCGACGCGCTCGACAGCAACATGACCGACTTCGGCAAAGAAGTTATCCCGTCGCTGCTGGGCAAGAAGCGCCTCTTTGCCCATATTTTCGAAGGTTACTGGGAGGATATCGGCACCGTGAAGGCCTTCTTCGACACCAACCTCGCGTTGTCCGATCCACTGCCGCCCTTCAATTTCTTTGATCCGACCGCGCCGATCTACACCCAGGATCGTTACCTGCCGGCCTCGAAGCTCAACAAGTGCGCCATTGACCACGCGGTCATTGGCGACGGTTCGATCATCACCGATTGCTCGATCAAACGCTGCGTGCTCGGGATCCGCTCTTATGTGGGTGAAGGTAGCAAGCTTTCCGAGGTCGTGATGATGGGCGCGGACTACTACGAAACACCTGAGCAGCAGGAGGCAAACGCAGCACGCGGTGTGTTCAGCATCGGCGTCGGTCGCAACTGCGAGATCGAGCACACGATCATCGATAAAAACGCTCGTATTGGCGACAACGTGAAGCTCTCCGCCGCGGGTAAGGCCGACGGTGAATACGCCCACGGGATTATCGTGCGCGACGGCGTGCTCGTCGTGCCCAAGGGCGCGATTATCCCCAGCGGCGCGGTGGTCTGA
- the glmS gene encoding glutamine--fructose-6-phosphate transaminase (isomerizing): protein MCGIVGYVGRQKASPILLEGLKRLEYRGYDSAGLAVQQDGRLFIARKVGRVDNLVKESAKHRFSGTTGIAHTRWATHGGVTEANAHPHLSSDGMIALVHNGVIENYSAIKKFLLSKGFTFSSETDTEVLSNLVAYHYAKEPVAPAGESRFLHAVRKTLRHVEGTYGISVLCNDYVGELVAARKGSPLILGVGDNEYILASDVSALVSRTQNVVYLKDGEVVHVTAKQFSISNLDMEDVSPVVDKVTWAIDAADINGYAHFMEKEIFEQPAALENSMRGRFSEDGSTAKFGGLNLGPVDFRQIDRFAFLGCGTAWHSCLVAEHLIERFARVPVEVDYASEFRYRNAPLSGNPLFFVMSQSGETIDTLGALREAQRKGYKVLAINNTVGSTIAREADGGIYQHVGPEIGVASTKAFTSQLLIGAMLALHVARMRDMSFADGVEYVAALKKAPDLVRKALEQAGHIKAIAKRLAKYNDMLFLGRLSLFPIALEGALKLKEISYIHAEGYPAAEMKHGPIALINEQCPSVFFAPKGEIFNKVVSSMQEVKARKGPVIAIITEGCELPEGLADEIITIPECHEAVLPIVATIPVQLLSYYIACERGCDVDKPRNLAKSVTVE from the coding sequence ATGTGTGGAATCGTAGGCTACGTTGGCCGTCAAAAGGCATCCCCCATTCTCCTCGAAGGCCTCAAACGCCTCGAGTACCGCGGCTATGATTCCGCCGGCCTCGCCGTGCAGCAAGACGGGCGCTTGTTCATCGCTCGCAAAGTCGGGCGAGTGGACAACCTCGTTAAGGAGTCGGCCAAGCACCGTTTTTCCGGCACCACCGGCATCGCCCACACCCGCTGGGCCACCCACGGTGGAGTCACCGAGGCCAACGCCCACCCCCACCTGAGCAGCGACGGCATGATCGCCCTCGTGCACAACGGCGTGATCGAAAACTACTCGGCGATTAAGAAATTTCTCCTCTCCAAAGGCTTCACCTTTTCCTCGGAGACCGACACTGAAGTGCTCTCCAATTTGGTCGCCTACCACTATGCCAAGGAGCCGGTCGCTCCCGCCGGCGAGAGCCGTTTCTTGCACGCCGTGCGCAAAACCCTCCGCCATGTCGAGGGCACCTACGGCATATCCGTCCTTTGTAACGATTACGTCGGCGAGCTGGTAGCCGCCCGCAAGGGCTCGCCGCTCATACTCGGCGTAGGTGATAACGAATACATCCTCGCCTCCGACGTCTCCGCGTTGGTCAGCCGCACCCAGAACGTCGTTTACCTCAAGGACGGCGAGGTCGTGCACGTCACCGCCAAGCAGTTCTCCATCTCCAACCTCGACATGGAGGACGTCTCTCCGGTGGTCGACAAGGTCACCTGGGCCATCGATGCCGCCGACATCAACGGCTACGCCCACTTCATGGAGAAGGAAATTTTCGAGCAACCCGCCGCTCTGGAAAACTCGATGCGCGGGCGCTTCTCCGAAGACGGCTCCACCGCCAAGTTCGGCGGCCTCAATCTAGGTCCGGTCGACTTCCGCCAAATCGACCGCTTTGCCTTCCTCGGCTGCGGCACGGCGTGGCATTCCTGCTTGGTTGCCGAGCACCTGATCGAGCGGTTCGCCCGCGTTCCCGTCGAGGTCGATTACGCGTCCGAATTCCGCTACCGCAACGCGCCTCTTTCCGGCAACCCGCTCTTCTTTGTGATGAGCCAATCCGGCGAGACCATCGACACGCTTGGCGCGCTGCGTGAAGCGCAACGCAAGGGCTACAAGGTTTTGGCGATTAACAACACGGTTGGTTCGACCATCGCCCGCGAGGCCGATGGCGGCATCTACCAGCACGTCGGCCCCGAGATCGGCGTCGCCTCCACCAAGGCGTTCACCTCGCAGCTGCTCATCGGCGCGATGCTCGCCCTGCACGTGGCCCGCATGCGCGACATGAGTTTCGCTGACGGCGTTGAATACGTCGCCGCCCTCAAAAAAGCCCCCGACCTGGTGCGCAAGGCCCTCGAACAAGCCGGCCACATCAAGGCCATCGCCAAGCGCCTGGCAAAGTACAACGACATGCTGTTCTTGGGCCGCCTATCGCTCTTCCCCATCGCCCTCGAAGGCGCGCTCAAATTAAAGGAAATCTCCTACATCCACGCTGAGGGTTACCCTGCGGCCGAGATGAAACACGGCCCCATCGCGCTCATCAACGAGCAGTGCCCAAGCGTGTTCTTCGCCCCCAAGGGCGAGATCTTCAACAAAGTCGTCTCCTCGATGCAGGAGGTAAAAGCGCGCAAGGGTCCGGTCATTGCCATCATCACCGAGGGCTGCGAACTGCCCGAAGGCCTGGCCGACGAGATCATCACCATCCCCGAGTGCCACGAAGCTGTGCTGCCGATCGTCGCCACGATTCCAGTACAACTCCTGAGTTACTACATCGCCTGCGAGCGCGGCTGCGACGTGGACAAACCCCGCAACCTCGCGAAATCCGTCACCGTGGAATAA
- the trpE gene encoding anthranilate synthase component I — MNIFPRREDFLRLATQGNVIPVYADLMADFETPVSAYAKLKASGPSYLLESVEGGEQLSRYSFIGCRPRKIFACGPLTTEIRTPAQAGQPARTETVPTPPDPLKLIEAEMAGHHPVSLPGLPRFTGGAVGFIGYEYVTRIEASVPAAAKDELGMPLIYFMLSDSLLIFDRAKQTLRLCVNAHLRTAADPAAAYDAAVAELESLYALLREPRSLAPAPLVETGPVAVPPGNFTQAAFEAVVEGTKEFIRSGDIIQIVPSQRFTQPFSKTPLDLYRALRTVNPSPYMFILETEDFAIVGASPEVHVRLTDGLVEIRPIAGTRKRGVTHADDLALEKDLLADEKERAEHLMLVDLARNDIGRVCEFGSVTVPEMMVIERYSHVMHIVSQVEGKIAKDKTAYDLLRATFPAGTVSGAPKIRAMQLIAQNEPSQRGFYAGALGYFGYDGNSDTCIMLRTSLIKDGLIHIQAGAGVVADSVPTSEYQETVNKASALFKAVAMAEQF, encoded by the coding sequence ATGAACATCTTCCCACGCCGCGAGGATTTCCTCAGACTCGCCACCCAAGGTAACGTTATCCCGGTTTACGCCGACCTCATGGCGGACTTCGAGACGCCCGTTTCAGCCTACGCCAAGCTCAAGGCCTCCGGGCCGTCCTACCTACTGGAATCAGTCGAGGGCGGCGAACAACTCTCGCGTTACAGCTTCATCGGCTGCCGCCCGCGCAAGATCTTCGCCTGCGGGCCGCTGACCACCGAGATCCGCACCCCGGCTCAAGCAGGCCAACCCGCTCGCACCGAGACCGTCCCCACCCCGCCCGACCCACTGAAGTTAATCGAGGCCGAGATGGCCGGCCACCACCCCGTGAGCCTGCCCGGCCTGCCCCGCTTCACCGGTGGCGCCGTGGGTTTTATCGGCTACGAGTACGTCACCCGCATCGAGGCCAGCGTGCCCGCAGCCGCCAAGGACGAACTCGGCATGCCCCTGATCTATTTCATGCTGTCGGACTCGCTGCTGATTTTCGACCGCGCCAAACAAACGCTGCGCCTGTGCGTCAACGCCCACCTACGCACCGCGGCCGATCCCGCCGCCGCTTACGACGCCGCCGTAGCGGAACTCGAGTCGCTCTATGCGCTGTTGCGCGAGCCTCGTTCACTCGCCCCCGCCCCGCTCGTTGAAACCGGTCCAGTCGCCGTGCCTCCAGGGAATTTCACCCAAGCCGCCTTCGAAGCTGTGGTCGAAGGCACCAAGGAGTTCATCCGCTCCGGCGACATCATCCAGATCGTCCCCTCGCAGCGCTTCACCCAGCCCTTCAGCAAAACCCCGCTCGATCTTTACCGTGCCCTGCGCACGGTGAACCCGTCGCCCTACATGTTTATCCTCGAGACCGAGGATTTCGCTATCGTTGGGGCCTCGCCCGAAGTCCACGTGCGTTTGACCGACGGTCTCGTGGAGATCCGCCCTATCGCCGGTACGCGTAAACGCGGCGTCACCCACGCCGACGATCTTGCGCTGGAGAAAGACCTGCTCGCCGACGAGAAGGAGCGCGCCGAGCACCTCATGTTGGTTGACCTCGCTCGCAACGACATCGGTCGGGTATGCGAATTTGGCAGCGTAACCGTGCCCGAGATGATGGTCATCGAGCGCTATTCGCACGTCATGCACATCGTCTCCCAGGTCGAAGGCAAAATCGCCAAAGACAAGACTGCCTACGACCTGCTGCGGGCCACGTTCCCCGCCGGCACGGTGAGCGGTGCGCCCAAGATCCGCGCCATGCAGCTGATTGCCCAAAACGAGCCCTCCCAGCGCGGCTTTTATGCCGGTGCCCTCGGCTACTTCGGCTACGACGGCAACAGCGACACCTGCATCATGCTGCGCACCTCGCTGATCAAAGACGGACTCATTCACATCCAAGCCGGTGCCGGCGTAGTGGCCGACTCCGTACCGACCTCCGAATACCAGGAAACCGTCAACAAGGCATCCGCCCTGTTCAAAGCGGTGGCTATGGCCGAGCAGTTCTGA